The Tolypothrix sp. PCC 7712 region GTAAATATTTTTTCCAAATTTCAAGTTGACTCAAGCAGGAATTATTAATTGTGAAAAAGTCAAGCCTGATTCACTAAATCTTTAATTTTTAATGATGAAGCTTAGAGATGTACTCCTTCATCTTTAATGAGAAACCACCACAACATTTTAGAGAGTGAAAATTCACCTCCATAACAAAATTTTGGATGCCATCTAAAATTAATTTACAGGAATCATACAAGTGATTTCCGTAGATAACTTTTATGCAGGCATTAATAAATTTGATTGATTGTCTATGTTACCAAAATGATAATTCTGTATCAGGAGATACGATTTATCTATAAGACCGCTTTCTTTGGCATTTCAATGTAAGAACACAACAAACTGAAATTCGATATTGTCAGGATTTTCCGACATCTCAATCAAAATATCTGTAAGAATATTAAATTTTTATAACAAAAATGAATAAACTTACTGTAAGTAAAAGATGTTTTAATATTTACATTGCATTATTAAATACAATAGTTAGCCGTATTGTTTCTAAGTAAAGGGTTAATAAAATAACATCAAAAATTACAATTAACCCTCATGTATGAATTTAAATTTATGGCAATTCCGTTTTGAGATATTCTTGATAGCCCAGTTGTTCTAGTTTAGCTTGCTTTGCCATTACTGATTCTGATAGAATTTGCCGATATTTTTGGACTTTTTCTAATAATGCTGGTTGATGGCTAGCAAGAATTTGCACCGCTAAAAGTCCGGCATTTTTAGCATTACCAATTGCTACTGTGGCTACAGGAATCCCACCAGGCATTTGTACAATTGAATACAAAGAATCAACACCTTGTAAATTACGAGTAGCAACAGGAACACCAATTACCGGGAGAGGAGTTAAAGCAGCAACCATTCCGGGAAGATGAGCCGCTCCACCAGCACCAGCAATAATCACTTTAATACCGCGTTGGTGTGCTGTTTGTGCATATTGCACCATGCGTTCTGGGGTACGATGAGCAGAAACGATCGCCACTTCAGCTTCTACACCAAACTCTTCACAAATTGCGATCGCATCTTTCATGGTGGGCAAGTCAGAATCGCTGCCCATGATAATACCGACAATGGGAGACATAAAATTTTAGATTTGGGATTTTGGATTATTGCCGACTATTACATCTAAAATCGGTTGAGGTTTAGTTATTTTCCCGTCAATGTGATGACTAAAGCAACACCAAGAGCGATCGCCAAGAATGTAGATATCATTAATGCCAGAGTCCCAGGGTATAAAAACTTGCAGATGCTCTTGATTAATGAGGCTGGAATTATCGAGCAAATTCTGCCGATGACTACTGTATTTAAGCGAGTTGCTGGGCCAGATTTGCAAGTTTTAGATATTGCGGGTGATTGGATTTCTTTAGGCGGTGTTGATTTACAGATTAATGGGGCTTTAGGTTTAGCATTTCCGGAATTAGAACCTAATAATGCTGAGTTATTGCCTAAAATATCGCAATTTTTATGGGATGCGGGCGTTGATGGTTTCTTGCCTACATTAGTAACAACTTCTGTGGAAAATATTCAGCGATCGCTAGCAATTATCGCTGATTTTATGCAAACTCAAACCACAGGTTCTCAAATTCTGGGTGTACATTTAGAAGGGCCATTTTTAAACTCTCAAAAGCGCGGCGCGCATCCTGCTGAATATCTCTTGCCTTTGACGCTAAATGAAGTGAAGCGGGTTTTGGGTGACTATGCCCATGTTGTGAAAGTTATCACCCTCGCACCAGAGTTAGATCCAACTGGGGAAGTCATTCCATATTTGCGTTCTTTGGGCATCACCATCAGTTTAGGGCATTCTCAGGCGACAGCCGCCCAAGCACAACAAGCCTTTGAATTAGGCGCAACAATGGTTACCCATGCTTTTAACGCTATGCCACCATTACATCACCGCGAACCAGGATTATTAGGCGCAGCAATTACCCATCCTCATGTGATGTCTGGTTTTATTGCCGATGGACAGCACGTTGTGCCCACAATGTTACAAATTCTCATTCGTGCGGCTTGTGGATTATTCCTCGTCAGCGATGCCTTGGCACCTTTGGGATTACCCGACGGCTTGTATCCTTGGGACAGTCGGCAAATAGAGGTTAAGCACGGTACAGCAAGACTACCTGATGGAACACTATCTGGAACAACTTTACCCTTGTTAGTTGGTGTGCAAAATTTAGTGAAGTGGGGCATTTGTGACATAGAGACAGCCATTATACTGGCTACTGATGCACCTAGACGCGCGATCGCACTCCCAGGCATTTCTCCCAGCCAACCCGCCAATTTATTGCGCTGGCATTGGCAGGAAGCTACACGAGAGTTGACTTGGCAGCGATTGTTCATGTAAATTTCTGTAAGCTTAAATTTCGATTATCATCTAATTATTTAACTTTTGTAAAATTTAAGGTTTTCTTTAGAATTAATAATTTAATATTTTATTTAGATTCTTCGCAGCACTTTTATGGATTTGCAGGAATCGGAGAGTTGTAATGAATGTATGCCTTGTGAACTCCAAGATTTTACGTCAACTGTGGTCTGTAGTTGAACAAACCCAAACCAGCACTCTGGTGGGATTGAATGATACAGACTTAGCCAAGCAGTTGTTAGGACAGGTTGATAGCAAAACAGCACTCAGCCGTGAAGAAAAGAATTCGTTAAGTGATTACATATTCTCTAGAACTCAACTCATACGTGATTTAGCTTTTGCACGGGCGGCATAAAACGTATTAAATATTACCGTGTTAGTTTTGCTTAATGTTTAAGTGAAGTTTATATTTTTAACTTCGGTATTGAAAACTCCCATCGTCATATGGATTCTCCCAGTTACCTCAGCTTCACAGTGCTGGGGTTTTTTATTGTAATTGGGCATGGGGCATGGGGCATTGGGCATTGGGCATGGGGCATTGGGCATTGGGCATCGGGCATTGGGCATTGGTGATTTTACTTCTATTACCCATTACCCCTTACCCCTTACCCATTACCCATTACCCCTTACCCATTACCCATTACCCATTCCCCATTCCCCAACTAATACCCAGGTTCTCCCAGCAATACAATTGAGCATTTCAATTCTCTAAGCACTTGGGTTGTGACGTGGCTGACGGCTAATCCGCCGGCGGTGCGATAACGGACGGAACGTAAGACGGCTAAATCAAATTTCTCAGCTTCGCGGATGATGACTCTAGCGACATCATCACCCTTAATGGTTTGAATGTTGGTATTTACCTGTAACTGACTTTTAGCAGCGATATCAGATAATTGAGCAGCAAATCTGTCTACTAA contains the following coding sequences:
- the purE gene encoding 5-(carboxyamino)imidazole ribonucleotide mutase, which encodes MSPIVGIIMGSDSDLPTMKDAIAICEEFGVEAEVAIVSAHRTPERMVQYAQTAHQRGIKVIIAGAGGAAHLPGMVAALTPLPVIGVPVATRNLQGVDSLYSIVQMPGGIPVATVAIGNAKNAGLLAVQILASHQPALLEKVQKYRQILSESVMAKQAKLEQLGYQEYLKTELP
- the nagA gene encoding N-acetylglucosamine-6-phosphate deacetylase codes for the protein MTKATPRAIAKNVDIINARVPGYKNLQMLLINEAGIIEQILPMTTVFKRVAGPDLQVLDIAGDWISLGGVDLQINGALGLAFPELEPNNAELLPKISQFLWDAGVDGFLPTLVTTSVENIQRSLAIIADFMQTQTTGSQILGVHLEGPFLNSQKRGAHPAEYLLPLTLNEVKRVLGDYAHVVKVITLAPELDPTGEVIPYLRSLGITISLGHSQATAAQAQQAFELGATMVTHAFNAMPPLHHREPGLLGAAITHPHVMSGFIADGQHVVPTMLQILIRAACGLFLVSDALAPLGLPDGLYPWDSRQIEVKHGTARLPDGTLSGTTLPLLVGVQNLVKWGICDIETAIILATDAPRRAIALPGISPSQPANLLRWHWQEATRELTWQRLFM